The Sesamum indicum cultivar Zhongzhi No. 13 linkage group LG6, S_indicum_v1.0, whole genome shotgun sequence genomic interval ACGGAGGATTTTCTTTCCGGACATGGGTGATGAAATGGAAGCCCGGATTGACAAGCTGCGACCAAGTAAAGATTGGGATGAGGTTACTGAGGAATGGAAACCTCGTGGAAACTGGTTGTTTCTTGAACTGATTGAGGAAGTTGAGCAAGACTGGCCTTTGCCTGTCTCTGTGAAGCAAATTTGGTATGAAGTGAGGATGAAGAATGGCTTTGAAAAACTGAAGGAGTGGACTTCTTCTGGAAGGTATATTTGGAGAGAATTATTGTTGCAGGTGTTATTTGATAATCTTAGGATAACTGTTAAGCAGCTCTTCACAGAATTGAATTCTTCATGGGACTCAGCAGAACTTGGACAACCATTGCTGGAATTTTCTGAAACAGCTTTTGATGATGTTGTGAAAACTGAAGGACTTTTTCATAATTCTCTGGAAGTTGTACCCTTTGAAGCTACTTCCCAGTTGGATGGTGAAGGAATTCTTCCGACTGATCTAAATGATAAAAGCCATCATCAGgttcaagaaaataatgacCGGGTTCCTATTTCAACCATGCTCACCGATGAGCGAGCTCTATCCGTTTCTAATCTTCCGTTGCCACTTTTATCTCATAATCGAGATGAAGATTCTGGAATTGGTTCCAATATTTATGATGAAGCTCCTGGTACGAGCTTTAAATTGCCAAACATGGAGCGCAGGATTTCAACACAGAGAAAGAAACTTGAGTGGCAGCCAGCTGTACCTGAATTAATTCCTGGAGCTGAGTTTTGCCCTGATGCTATTGATGAGATTAATAAGATGTTTAGGTTGAATAAGAGGCCTCCAAGTACAGTAACGTTGAATGCTAGGAAGCATCTATTGCATTTGGACTGGAAAATTGAATTCGCAAAGGACAAGGGGAACCATAGAATACGTTATCTTTCCCCTGAGGGAGAATTGTTTTATTCACTTTGTCAGGTTTGTCTGAAGTTTGACCATGTACATCAGGAGTTGGGGCCTGGTTCTCAAATGCTCATGAGCCAAATTCCTGTCTGTTCACCTGGAGAAATGCTCTCAACTCCATTTGGTGGAATGTCTCAATCTTCCACTGAGTTGCCCGAGTTGTACATTACTGATGAGCCTGTTATTGAACCTGAATATTGCCCTGAAGCAGTGAGGGATTATTACTTACTCAGCCTAGAGGATAAACACTTCCATCGTGGCTTAAGTACAGAGGTGAAATGGAGAGCCCTTAAAGCGAAGAAACACTTATCTTTTATTGGGTGGTCTTTTTATTACTTCCCAAGAGGAGAAAAGAGGGAAATGCGGTATAGCTCCCCAAGTGGAAAAGTGTTTTACTCTCTTCTTTCAGCCTGCAGATGGTCTATAGAAGCTGGTGCACTCACTTCCACTAATCTCTCTACTACCTTAGGAAGAATGGGAAATGTAACTATGATCAAGGATTTTGGTGACCCTTTGTCCATCGAGAAATCACAACTTCCATTTCTTGCACTGGAATCCCCAGGAATTTCTGCTTTAGTGAATGACAAATCTGAGAATCTACCAAAGGAGTCATCTGACATGTCAAAGAGTCTTGTTCAATCAATTGAAGGTGAAGTTTGTAAACGCAGAATTTCAAGGAAGAGGAGGAAGCTTAATAAATCACATCGTACTGAAGTTTCATCATTGCCAAAGAGGGGGAGGAAACCCTGTGTATCAATGAAAGTGAAAGGAGCTATGTATGCTGATTCTTCAACCCCTGTGCGGCGATCAAGTAAAAGAGCTCGGGAAATGGTTGCTTCTTCCTCGCAGCAAGCTCCTCGAACGGTCTTGTCTTGGTTGATTGACAACAATGTGATTTTGCCAAGAGCAAAAGTTCATTATCGTGGTAGAAAAAATGGTCATCCAATGGCAGAAGGCCGAATAGCTCGTGAGGGAATAAAATGTAGTTGTTGCGGAGTAATCTTTAGTCTTAGTAACTTTGAAGCACATGCTGGTAGCACCAATCGCAGCCCTTCAGCTAATATTTTCGTGGAGGATGGCAGATCTTTGCTGGAGTGCCAGCTGCAACTGAAACAGCAAAAGACCAACAGATGTTCAAGGTCAGAATCACGTGAAATTAAGGGAAGCCGGCGCAATAGGAAAAATGACTATATATGTTCTGTCTGTCACTATGGAGGTGAGCTAGTTCTGTGTGATCAGTGTCCATCCTCATTTCATACTCACTGCCTTGGTTTAAAGGTATTTCCTTTATTGATTATCATATTGGTCATTTTTTGTCTGAGAATAAGTGTAGGCTATTTCATCGGACATTTTTTTGGGTTTCCGAAGTACtaatttgaactatattttgttttataattatgttactGCTCCACAGGAGGTTCCTGATGGTGATTGGTTCTGCC includes:
- the LOC105163946 gene encoding uncharacterized protein LOC105163946; amino-acid sequence: MAAERTRRKLLLHEKVEVRSVEDGFLGSWHAGRVIGCEDLARVVQYDHLLNDEGSCNLTEHVEVSPVIDGYGSGEIEVSNNYRGLIRPSPPSCVLGPWCLHYGQCVDLFYEDAWWEGVIFDHEDGCEQRRIFFPDMGDEMEARIDKLRPSKDWDEVTEEWKPRGNWLFLELIEEVEQDWPLPVSVKQIWYEVRMKNGFEKLKEWTSSGRYIWRELLLQVLFDNLRITVKQLFTELNSSWDSAELGQPLLEFSETAFDDVVKTEGLFHNSLEVVPFEATSQLDGEGILPTDLNDKSHHQVQENNDRVPISTMLTDERALSVSNLPLPLLSHNRDEDSGIGSNIYDEAPGTSFKLPNMERRISTQRKKLEWQPAVPELIPGAEFCPDAIDEINKMFRLNKRPPSTVTLNARKHLLHLDWKIEFAKDKGNHRIRYLSPEGELFYSLCQVCLKFDHVHQELGPGSQMLMSQIPVCSPGEMLSTPFGGMSQSSTELPELYITDEPVIEPEYCPEAVRDYYLLSLEDKHFHRGLSTEVKWRALKAKKHLSFIGWSFYYFPRGEKREMRYSSPSGKVFYSLLSACRWSIEAGALTSTNLSTTLGRMGNVTMIKDFGDPLSIEKSQLPFLALESPGISALVNDKSENLPKESSDMSKSLVQSIEGEVCKRRISRKRRKLNKSHRTEVSSLPKRGRKPCVSMKVKGAMYADSSTPVRRSSKRAREMVASSSQQAPRTVLSWLIDNNVILPRAKVHYRGRKNGHPMAEGRIAREGIKCSCCGVIFSLSNFEAHAGSTNRSPSANIFVEDGRSLLECQLQLKQQKTNRCSRSESREIKGSRRNRKNDYICSVCHYGGELVLCDQCPSSFHTHCLGLKEVPDGDWFCPLCCCQICGQNGFDKKNGLVTGSFVLICGQCEHQYHAECLRKKGIKTPDCYPEGYWFCDDTCRQIFSGLHKILGKPFPVGTEGLTWTLVKYIKSDSVDQDASDDEPAMESYSKLNVALSVMHECFEPVKEPSTRRDLVEDVIFSRWSELNRLNFQGFYTVLLEKNDELISAATVRIYGKRVAEVPLVATRFQYRRLGMCRILMNELEKKLLELGVERLVLPAVPSVLNTWTTSFGFSVMTESERLNFLDYTFLDFQGTVICQKVLMNNLSSTSSISTGTQANSCDHENKNVITELDGNSTVSEVFQGDQVEEADIMEQGSTCMATGLDNIGSCPAQLELVMDQPTLSNCLPFQTKISIECPVGVSNDKQAEDNSEGLLKCYKRRRISAC